The following proteins are co-located in the Hevea brasiliensis isolate MT/VB/25A 57/8 chromosome 11, ASM3005281v1, whole genome shotgun sequence genome:
- the LOC110649343 gene encoding protein NRT1/ PTR FAMILY 1.2 — METPSPSHNNNMITVTEPLISNKSNPKVPKGGFRALPFIVANSAFEKVASFGLLPNMILYLTREYRLEAATGANILFFWSAATNLMPIIGAFLADSYVGRFPMIGFGSVVSLLGMFLLWLTTVIPQARPAPCVQFSDSCPSATTLQLLFLYSSLGLISIGAGGVRSSSLAFGADQLGKGENLKNAQIRESFFSWYYAIVSFSVVIAMTCVVYVQQVMGWKVGFGVPVVLMIMSALSFFLASPIYVKSSLPKSSLLTRFAQVFVAAYKNRSIPSSTQATNEVYHSRKDTLLLAPSEKFRYLNKACIIRNPQEDLIPDGSASDPWSLCTVDQVEELKAIIKIIPIWSTGMMMSVTISPGSFPVLQASTMDRHITSKFEVPAGSFGVFMVISIFLWISLYDRVIIPLASKLKGKPVCFSLKQRMGIGILLSSTSMAALAMAESIRRETAIREGFSDDPNAVVHMSALWLLPYHVLGGLAEAFNAIGQNEFYYTELPKSMSSIAVTLAEMGFSAAYIVASFIMTSVDSLTKRGGEESWVSSNINRGHYDYYYWLLASLGLVNFSYYLFCSKAYGPCRGEGYNNPDEATREMTID; from the exons ATGGAAACTCCATCACCGTCACACAACAACAACATGATCACCGTCACAGAGCCGCTGATCTCGAACAAGAGCAACCCAAAGGTGCCAAAGGGCGGCTTCCGAGCCTTGCCTTTCATTGTAG CAAATTCGGCATTTGAGAAGGTGGCAAGCTTCGGGCTGTTGCCAAACATGATTCTGTATTTGACGAGAGAGTATAGGTTGGAGGCAGCTACGGGAGCCAATATCCTCTTCTTCTGGTCAGCTGCCACCAATCTCATGCCAATTATTGGGGCTTTTCTCGCTGATTCTTACGTCGGTCGCTTTCCGATGATCGGATTTGGATCTGTTGTTAGCCTCCtg GGAATGTTTCTATTATGGTTAACAACTGTGATTCCACAAGCAAGGCCAGCCCCTTGTGTGCAATTCAGTGACAGTTGCCCTTCTGCCACAACATTACAGCTTCTGTTTTTATATTCATCTCTTGGGCTCATCTCCATTGGAGCCGGTGGAGTAAGGTCTTCTTCTTTAGCCTTTGGGGCTGATCAACTAGGGAAGGGAGAGAACCTTAAAAATGCACAAATCCGAGAGAGCTTCTTCAGCTGGTACTATGCAATAGTCTCTTTTTCTGTAGTTATTGCCATGACTTGTGTTGTTTACGTTCAACAAGTGATGGGGTGGAAGGTGGGGTTTGGAGTTCCTGTGGTGCTCATGATCATGTcagctctttctttcttcttagcTTCTCCCATTTATGTCAAGTCATCACTACCCAAGTCAAGCTTGCTTACTAGATTTGCTCAAGTTTTTGTTGCTGCCTATAAAAATAGAAGCATTCCATCATCAACCCAAGCCACCAATGAAGTGTACCATAGTAGGAAGGATACATTGCTTCTTGCTCCAAGTGAGAAATTCAG GTATCTAAACAAAGCATGCATTATCAGAAACCCTCAAGAAGACCTGATCCCAGATGGAAGCGCTTCAGATCCATGGAGTCTTTGTACAGTAGATCAAGTAGAAGAGCTAAAGGCAATTATCAAGATAATCCCAATATGGTCAACAGGAATGATGATGTCTGTGACTATAAGCCCAGGCTCGTTTCCAGTACTCCAGGCATCTACCATGGACCGACACATTACTTCAAAATTTGAAGTTCCTGCAGGCTCCTTCGGCGTTTTCATGGTTATCTCCATTTTTTTATGGATTAGTCTCTACGATCGTGTAATTATCCCTCTAGCATCAAAACTCAAGGGAAAACCTGTTTGTTTCAGCTTGAAACAAAGAATGGGAATTGGGATTCTACTCTCTTCCACATCCATGGCAGCATTAGCAATGGCAGAGAGCATTCGGCGAGAAACTGCAATCAGGGAAGGATTTTCAGATGACCCTAATGCTGTGGTGCACATGTCTGCACTGTGGTTATTGCCATACCATGTCCTAGGTGGATTGGCAGAGGCCTTCAATGCAATTGGACAGAACGAGTTCTACTACACTGAGTTGCCCAAATCCATGTCTAGTATAGCTGTCACTTTAGCTGAAATGGGATTTTCTGCGGCATATATTGTTGCAAGTTTTATAATGACTAGTGTTGATAGTTTAACTAAGAGAGGAGGAGAGGAGAGTTGGGTATCAAGCAATATTAATAGGGGTCACTATGATTATTACTACTGGCTTCTTGCTAGTCTGGGCTTGGTTAACTTCTCATATTATCTCTTTTGTAGCAAGGCTTATGGTCCTTGCAGGGGAGAAGGGTATAATAACCCTGATGAAGCTACAAGAGAGATGACCATTGATTAG
- the LOC110649344 gene encoding LOW QUALITY PROTEIN: bark storage protein A (The sequence of the model RefSeq protein was modified relative to this genomic sequence to represent the inferred CDS: inserted 2 bases in 2 codons): MAVGLRVALXFVYAVMMLSDFHQLANGAVASDTLELINKANEDGPYLGLVIPNLFEMNPLLXSPNFTASDLIIDFSGRRFRFGTIGEKKVILVMTGLSLINAGISTQLLLSFFNIEGVAHYGIAGKANPSLNVGDVTILQYWAHAGLWSWQRHGKGPEDELPLESNGDYTRDVGNIKFANYTVNVTGCSSYDNLLNNVWYQPEEFFPVDGTPEERQHAFWVPVDLAYFEISRTYQDLKLENCLNSTTCLSVAPKVVTVARGVSSSIYLDNAAYRSFIYDKFNVSPVEMETAAVALICLQQKIPFIAFRAVSDLAGGGSAHSNEADTFTSLAANNSVAVVLEFIKRLPLNKTYDA; encoded by the exons atggctgtagGTCTGAGAGTTGCTT CTTTTGTTTATGCTGTGATGATGCTTAGTGATTTTCATCAATTAGCAAATGGAGCAGTAGCATCTGATACACTAGAACTCATCAACAAGGCCAACGAGGACGGCCCTTATCTAGGTTTGGTCATTCCAAACCTTTTTGAGATGAACCCTCTTC AATCTCCAAACTTCACTGCCAGTGATCTCATTATTGATTTTTCTG GAAGGAGATTTCGCTTTGGAACCATAGGTGAAAAGAAGGTGATATTGGTGATGACAGGATTGAGCCTG ATAAATGCAGGCATAAGTACACAGCTTTTACTAAGCTTTTTCAACATAGAAGGGGTAGCTCACTATGGAATAGCCGGAAAAGCAAACCCATCTCTCAATGTCGGAGATGTAACCATTCTCCAATATTGGGCACATGCCGGCCTCTGGAGCTGGCAG AGGCACGGAAAAGGTCCTGAAGATGAGCTTCCCCTAGAATCAAATGGCGACTATACAAGGGATGTTGGGAATATTAAATTTGCAAACTACACAGTAAATGTCACTGGCTGTAGCTCTTACGATAACTTGCTAAACAACGTCTGGTACCAGCCTGAAGAATTTTTCCCTGTAGATGGAACTCCTGAGGAGAGACAACATGCCTTTTGGGTTCCTGTTGATCTTGCTTACTTTGAAATTTCCCGGACTT ATCAGGACTTGAAACTAGAAAACTGCTTGAACTCGACAACGTGTTTATCGGTGGCCCCAAAAGTGGTGACAGTGGCACGAGGAGTAAGTTCAAGCATTTACCTGGATAATGCAGCTTATCGAAGCTTCATATATGATAAATTCAACGTAAGCCCTGTGGAAATGGAAACTGCAGCTGTTGCTTTGATATGCCTGCAGCAAAAGATTCCTTTTATAGCTTTTAGAGCTGTCTCTGACTTGGCAGGAGGTGGATCTGCCCATTCTAATGAGGCTGACACTTTCACCTCTCTTGCTGCCAACAATTCTGTTGCAGTTGTTTTGGAATTCATCAAGCGTTTGCCTTTGAACAAGACCTACGATGCCTAG